Proteins from one Arthrobacter sp. Soc17.1.1.1 genomic window:
- a CDS encoding winged helix-turn-helix domain-containing protein translates to MSVNPGYVHISLRSPHGAQGRQAIGPSFPAPGQQGPRPHSRLQAVPGDAQHLSAPVPVVAPNGVPGPQAVTGDTTARGFVLYVALDEATAAAAGTTFSKLAQDVRAYVRSLVPTAESHAAVALAPADAPGSDIDVVRAALGDPTVARRPRPDTAPAAPQAQPARPTGVLIDLSRREVHLDGDTLNLTFKEFELLNYLVENATRTVGREELLSGLWRNADEVPNERTIDVHIRRLRSKLGRLANTVRTVRGQGYRFYDHPEVIVWAAPEYSI, encoded by the coding sequence ATGTCAGTAAATCCGGGCTACGTCCATATCTCCCTCCGCTCCCCGCACGGCGCCCAGGGGCGTCAGGCCATCGGCCCGTCCTTTCCGGCGCCGGGCCAGCAGGGGCCGCGCCCGCACTCGCGCCTCCAGGCGGTCCCCGGTGACGCGCAGCACCTGAGCGCTCCCGTCCCCGTCGTCGCGCCCAACGGTGTCCCCGGCCCGCAGGCGGTCACCGGCGACACGACGGCGCGCGGCTTCGTGCTGTACGTCGCGCTCGACGAGGCGACCGCCGCTGCGGCCGGGACCACGTTCTCGAAGCTCGCGCAGGACGTCCGGGCCTACGTCCGCTCGCTCGTCCCGACGGCGGAGAGCCACGCTGCCGTGGCGCTCGCCCCGGCAGACGCCCCCGGATCCGACATCGACGTCGTCCGTGCCGCCCTCGGCGATCCCACGGTCGCCCGCCGTCCCCGGCCCGACACCGCGCCCGCGGCACCGCAGGCACAGCCGGCACGTCCCACGGGCGTGCTGATCGACCTGTCGCGGCGCGAGGTGCACCTCGACGGCGACACGCTCAATCTGACCTTCAAGGAGTTCGAGCTCCTGAACTACCTCGTCGAGAACGCGACCCGCACCGTGGGCCGCGAGGAACTGCTCAGCGGGCTCTGGCGGAATGCCGACGAGGTGCCGAACGAGCGCACCATCGACGTCCACATCCGGCGCCTGCGCTCCAAGCTCGGCCGCCTGGCCAACACCGTGCGTACCGTCCGCGGGCAGGGCTACCGCTTCTACGACCACCCCGAGGTGATCGTCTGGGCCGCTCCGGAGTACTCAATCTAG
- a CDS encoding SixA phosphatase family protein, giving the protein MDHHRKKLLLLRHAKAEFQEGVPDHERSLSSRGHADAPLVGRWMVEHDAVPDFILVSSALRTRQTCTWVCKELGDKAPTPKLEDDLYAARPSEMLALINHVPPTVTSLLVIAHNPGVQELAMRLASVRSDEDAVMDLATDYPTAGLTVLSYDGEWAELDGRDAEVTDFVVRRASTVR; this is encoded by the coding sequence ATGGACCACCACCGGAAGAAGCTCCTGCTGCTGCGCCATGCGAAGGCCGAGTTCCAGGAGGGCGTGCCGGACCATGAGCGGTCCCTCAGCTCCCGGGGGCATGCGGACGCGCCGCTGGTGGGCCGCTGGATGGTGGAGCACGACGCCGTCCCCGACTTCATCCTCGTCTCCTCGGCCCTCCGGACCCGGCAGACCTGCACCTGGGTCTGCAAGGAACTCGGGGACAAGGCGCCCACGCCCAAGCTCGAGGACGATCTCTATGCGGCGCGTCCCTCGGAGATGCTCGCACTGATCAACCACGTGCCGCCGACCGTCACGAGCCTCCTCGTGATCGCGCACAACCCGGGGGTGCAGGAGCTCGCGATGCGCCTCGCGTCCGTGCGCTCGGACGAGGACGCCGTCATGGACCTCGCGACCGACTACCCGACGGCCGGGCTCACCGTCCTCTCGTACGACGGCGAGTGGGCCGAACTCGACGGGCGCGACGCCGAGGTCACCGACTTCGTGGTGCGCCGCGCGTCGACCGTGCGCTGA